In Pengzhenrongella sicca, a single genomic region encodes these proteins:
- a CDS encoding NAD(P)-dependent alcohol dehydrogenase, translated as MRAVRVVEYHKNLELVELPEPEITGPLDVIVRVGGAGVCRTDLHILDGQWADKSQVALPYTIGHENAGWVHAVGSAVTGVVPGDKVILHPLRTCGQCRACRSGDDVHCVASEFPGIDTDGGYAEFLKTSVRSVIKLDNSLEPADVAALADAGLTAYHAVAKANALLRPGQFAVMIGAGGLGHIGVQVFKAISGASLIVVDRNPDALALAADLGADHTVLATADGDHVAQVLALTGDNGAEAVIDFVGEGGATAEGVRMLRRAGSYFVVGYGENINIPTIDIISTEINFVGNLVGSYNDLAELMALAAQAKVTLHTSKYALADFQSALDDLDNGRVRGRAILVP; from the coding sequence ATGAGAGCCGTACGCGTCGTCGAGTACCACAAGAACCTCGAGCTCGTGGAGCTCCCTGAGCCGGAGATCACCGGCCCGCTCGACGTGATCGTCAGGGTCGGCGGCGCCGGGGTGTGCCGCACCGACCTGCACATCCTGGACGGCCAGTGGGCGGACAAGTCCCAGGTGGCCCTGCCCTACACGATCGGGCACGAGAACGCGGGGTGGGTGCACGCCGTCGGCTCGGCCGTGACCGGCGTCGTTCCTGGCGACAAGGTGATCCTGCACCCGCTGCGGACGTGCGGTCAGTGCCGCGCGTGCCGGTCCGGGGACGACGTGCACTGCGTCGCGAGCGAGTTCCCCGGCATCGACACCGACGGCGGCTACGCCGAGTTTCTCAAGACCTCCGTCCGGAGCGTCATCAAGCTCGACAACTCTCTCGAGCCAGCGGACGTCGCGGCCCTCGCGGACGCCGGCCTGACCGCGTACCACGCCGTGGCGAAGGCGAACGCCCTGCTGCGGCCGGGCCAGTTCGCCGTCATGATCGGCGCTGGCGGCCTCGGCCACATCGGGGTCCAGGTGTTCAAGGCCATCAGCGGAGCCTCGCTCATCGTCGTCGACCGCAACCCGGACGCGCTGGCCCTCGCCGCCGACCTCGGCGCCGATCACACGGTGCTCGCCACGGCCGACGGCGACCACGTCGCCCAAGTCCTCGCGCTGACCGGCGACAACGGGGCCGAGGCGGTGATCGACTTCGTCGGCGAGGGTGGCGCGACTGCCGAGGGCGTGCGCATGCTGCGCCGCGCCGGCAGCTACTTCGTCGTGGGGTACGGGGAGAACATCAACATCCCCACGATCGACATCATCTCGACGGAGATCAACTTCGTCGGCAACCTCGTCGGCAGCTACAACGACCTCGCCGAGCTGATGGCGCTGGCGGCCCAGGCCAAGGTCACCCTGCACACGAGCAAGTACGCCCTGGCCGACTTCCAGTCGGCCCTGGACGACCTCGACAACGGCCGCGTCCGGGGCAGGGCGATCCTGGTTCCCTAG
- a CDS encoding class I SAM-dependent DNA methyltransferase: MADRPPSRAPSADDVVRAAYSERAAEYAAALGSISAMDPLDVRFISEWAARCRGPLVDAGCGPGHWTHLLTELGADVEGVDLVPAFVELARTRFPTASYRVARLDALGTPDQNAAGILAWYSLIHLEPVRVPAVLDEFRRCLRDDGTLVLGFFASARLEPFPHAFTTAYSWPVDELTQHVENAGFVVRHAHTRPNPARPDRQHGVLLADRA; this comes from the coding sequence ATGGCCGACAGACCTCCGTCGCGGGCGCCGTCAGCGGACGACGTCGTCAGGGCCGCGTACTCCGAGCGTGCAGCCGAGTACGCCGCGGCGCTCGGCTCCATCTCGGCGATGGATCCCCTCGACGTCCGGTTCATCTCCGAGTGGGCGGCGCGCTGCCGTGGCCCCCTCGTCGACGCTGGCTGCGGCCCCGGGCACTGGACCCACCTGCTGACAGAGCTCGGGGCCGACGTCGAAGGCGTCGATCTCGTCCCCGCGTTCGTCGAGCTGGCCAGGACGCGCTTCCCGACGGCGTCCTACCGGGTGGCTCGCCTCGACGCCCTCGGCACGCCCGACCAGAATGCCGCCGGGATCCTGGCCTGGTACTCGCTGATCCATCTCGAGCCCGTGCGGGTGCCCGCCGTCCTGGACGAGTTCCGGCGCTGCCTGCGGGACGACGGCACCCTCGTCCTCGGGTTCTTTGCGAGCGCCCGGCTCGAGCCGTTCCCGCACGCGTTCACGACGGCCTACTCGTGGCCGGTCGACGAGCTGACCCAGCACGTCGAGAACGCCGGGTTCGTGGTCCGGCACGCTCACACCCGCCCGAATCCCGCCCGGCCCGACCGGCAGCACGGCGTGCTGCTGGCGGACCGGGCGTGA
- a CDS encoding TetR/AcrR family transcriptional regulator, whose product MTFQRARTEEQREIRRRAILNMASAMLDEMPVAELTLNELSRRVGLAKPNVLRYFESREAVLLELLDHFVQEWLTELAGELAAAGIDEQLPMAERAAAVAEILSRSLSGRAVLCDLFGAQGSVLEHNVSVEVVARYKRASLDRLTTMTALVQEYLPELGENAALFSLQTMVMAGALSAYSTPPPSLQAAYEAEPDLARFHLDLRDSLKLALTATLLGVLPRP is encoded by the coding sequence GTGACGTTCCAGCGGGCGCGAACCGAAGAGCAGCGGGAGATCCGCCGACGGGCGATCCTCAACATGGCGTCGGCGATGCTCGACGAGATGCCCGTGGCCGAGCTCACCCTGAACGAGCTCAGTCGCCGCGTGGGCCTGGCGAAGCCGAATGTGCTCCGCTACTTCGAATCTCGCGAGGCGGTGCTGCTGGAACTGCTGGACCACTTCGTGCAGGAGTGGCTCACGGAACTGGCGGGCGAGCTGGCCGCCGCTGGCATCGACGAACAGCTCCCGATGGCCGAGCGAGCGGCAGCGGTGGCGGAGATCCTCAGCCGTTCGCTCTCCGGGCGAGCGGTGCTGTGCGACCTCTTTGGCGCCCAGGGCAGTGTGCTGGAGCACAACGTCTCCGTCGAGGTCGTCGCGCGCTACAAGCGCGCCTCTCTGGACCGCCTGACAACCATGACCGCCCTGGTCCAGGAGTACCTGCCGGAGCTGGGCGAGAACGCGGCACTGTTCAGCCTGCAAACCATGGTCATGGCCGGCGCGCTGTCGGCCTACAGCACGCCCCCGCCCAGCCTGCAGGCGGCCTACGAGGCCGAGCCCGACCTGGCCCGCTTCCACCTGGACCTGAGGGACTCCTTGAAGCTGGCCCTGACGGCGACCCTCCTGGGCGTGCTACCCCGCCCCTGA
- a CDS encoding SDR family NAD(P)-dependent oxidoreductase has product MSEQWTTASIPDQHGRVAVVTGANTGLGYETAAALAERGASVVLAVRNVAKGEQAAARMTGDVTVQALDLTSLDSVRTAAAALRSRHHRIDLLINNAGVMYTPKQTTRDGFEMQFGTNHLGHFALTGLLLDLMLPVPGSRVVTVSSAGHRIRAAIHFDDLQWERSYGRVAAYGQSKLANLMFAYELQRRLATHGTTIAVAAHPGLSSTELARNSPAALRLPLTWLAPLISQTPAMGALPTLRAATDPAVLGGQYYGPGGRFEVTGHPRPVTSSPDSYEVAVQQRLWSVSEDLTGVTFPVGSASVQSARREA; this is encoded by the coding sequence ATGAGCGAGCAGTGGACGACGGCGAGCATTCCGGACCAGCACGGGCGGGTAGCGGTGGTGACCGGGGCCAACACCGGGCTGGGGTATGAGACCGCGGCGGCGCTCGCCGAGCGCGGGGCCTCCGTGGTGCTCGCCGTCCGCAACGTCGCCAAGGGCGAGCAGGCCGCGGCCCGCATGACCGGCGACGTGACCGTGCAGGCGCTGGACCTGACGTCGCTCGACTCCGTCCGGACCGCGGCGGCGGCGCTGAGGTCCCGGCACCACCGGATCGACCTGCTGATCAACAACGCCGGCGTGATGTACACCCCGAAGCAGACCACCCGGGACGGCTTCGAGATGCAGTTCGGCACCAACCACCTCGGCCACTTCGCGCTCACCGGGCTGCTACTGGACCTGATGCTGCCGGTGCCGGGCTCGCGCGTGGTGACGGTCAGCAGCGCCGGCCACCGCATCCGGGCCGCGATCCACTTCGATGACCTGCAGTGGGAGCGGTCGTACGGCCGGGTCGCCGCCTACGGGCAGTCCAAGCTGGCCAACCTGATGTTCGCGTATGAGCTACAGCGCCGGCTTGCCACTCACGGCACCACCATCGCGGTGGCCGCGCACCCCGGTCTTTCCAGCACCGAGCTCGCCCGCAACTCCCCCGCGGCCCTCCGGCTTCCGCTCACCTGGCTCGCGCCTCTGATCAGCCAGACGCCGGCGATGGGCGCCCTGCCGACCCTGCGCGCCGCCACCGACCCCGCCGTGCTCGGCGGCCAGTACTACGGTCCCGGCGGACGCTTCGAGGTCACGGGCCACCCCCGGCCGGTCACCTCCAGCCCGGACTCGTACGAGGTGGCAGTCCAGCAGCGGCTGTGGTCCGTCTCCGAAGACCTCACCGGGGTCACGTTCCCCGTCGGGTCGGCGTCGGTTCAGTCGGCCCGGCGCGAGGCGTGA
- a CDS encoding MalY/PatB family protein — protein MTHFDEVQIEDLREIGGLKWSTFPDKIGAFVAEMDFGIAPPITQALHAAVEIGGFGYLPPAVARRMSSAFSNWARDRYRWVVPADNVRPLADVISGLEVAIRYFSAPGSAVIVPTPAYMPFLTVPGALDRDLIQVPMAVQDGRYVYDLDALDSAFRAGGNLLVLCNPHNPVGRVLEPGELQAIAEIVERHGGRVFADEIHAPLVYPRRAHTPYASVSAVAAGHTVTATSASKAWNLPGMKCAQIILSNDADMQVWAAVGTMAEHGAANLGVIANTAAYTAGGGWLDQVIAYLDGNRLALADLVRQHLPGVGYTPPEGTYLAWLDFRALDLGEPAADFFMKNAGVAMTDGAKCGDAGRGFVRYNFATPRPIMEQTIEAMGKALSVR, from the coding sequence ATGACGCACTTCGACGAGGTCCAGATCGAGGACCTGCGCGAGATCGGTGGCCTGAAGTGGAGCACGTTCCCGGACAAGATCGGCGCGTTCGTGGCGGAGATGGACTTCGGGATCGCGCCGCCGATCACCCAGGCGCTGCACGCCGCCGTCGAGATCGGCGGGTTTGGATACCTGCCGCCAGCCGTGGCGAGGCGCATGTCCTCCGCCTTCAGCAACTGGGCCCGGGACCGGTACCGGTGGGTCGTGCCGGCCGACAACGTCCGACCGTTGGCCGACGTGATCTCCGGCCTCGAGGTCGCCATCCGGTACTTCTCCGCACCAGGCTCCGCCGTCATCGTCCCGACCCCCGCGTACATGCCGTTCCTGACCGTGCCGGGCGCGCTGGACCGCGACCTCATCCAGGTGCCGATGGCCGTGCAGGACGGCAGGTACGTCTATGACCTCGATGCCCTCGACTCGGCCTTCAGGGCCGGGGGCAACCTGCTGGTCCTGTGCAACCCGCACAACCCGGTCGGCCGGGTGCTGGAGCCCGGCGAGCTGCAGGCGATCGCCGAGATCGTCGAGCGGCACGGCGGCCGGGTGTTCGCCGACGAGATCCACGCCCCGCTGGTCTACCCCAGGCGTGCGCACACGCCGTACGCGTCCGTCTCCGCCGTCGCCGCGGGCCACACCGTGACGGCCACCTCGGCCTCCAAGGCGTGGAACCTCCCGGGGATGAAGTGCGCCCAGATCATCCTGTCCAACGACGCCGACATGCAGGTGTGGGCGGCGGTCGGCACGATGGCCGAGCACGGCGCAGCCAACCTCGGCGTGATTGCCAACACCGCCGCCTACACGGCCGGTGGTGGGTGGCTTGACCAGGTCATCGCCTATCTCGACGGCAACCGGCTCGCGCTCGCGGACCTCGTCCGGCAGCACCTGCCCGGCGTGGGCTACACGCCGCCCGAGGGGACCTACCTGGCGTGGCTCGATTTCCGCGCACTCGACCTCGGCGAGCCGGCCGCCGACTTCTTCATGAAGAACGCCGGGGTCGCGATGACCGACGGGGCCAAGTGCGGCGACGCCGGCCGCGGTTTTGTCCGGTACAACTTCGCCACGCCTCGACCGATCATGGAGCAGACGATCGAAGCCATGGGGAAGGCGCTCTCCGTGCGCTGA
- a CDS encoding YibE/F family protein, with protein MATRRRPDRITTLLAAILLPLALATIVGLVALWPHGAVQGGREVVVVDTQYPTATVLSLTRKSCEGTSEDRLPDGTVPESVTCLSAQARVTSGDASGRTVEVWAPANGPSLGLREGSTIVLERYTATSGQPETWAWHDFARSLPLGLLAGAFAVVVVAVAGVRGARALIGLALAFVVIATFMLPAILRGENALAVGLVGSSAIMFVVLYLAHGFSRRTTTALLGTLAGLGLTAGLGALAASAAHLSGTATEDGYQLAQLTEAPNLRALFLCGIMLAGLGVLNDVTITQASVVWELRASAPLATRRELFVSGMRIGRDHIASTVYTIAFAYSGAALPVLLLLQFYQLPLLQTLTSGEFAEELVRTLVGSIGLVLAIPLTTLIAAVIVSAAPAAAGAGARHSARHREAKDEYSGHAH; from the coding sequence GTGGCGACCAGACGACGACCCGATCGCATCACGACCCTCCTCGCAGCGATCCTCCTGCCGCTCGCGCTCGCCACGATCGTCGGGCTTGTTGCGCTGTGGCCGCACGGGGCGGTGCAGGGCGGGCGTGAAGTGGTCGTCGTGGACACCCAGTACCCGACCGCGACGGTGCTCTCCTTGACCCGCAAGAGCTGCGAGGGAACGAGCGAGGATCGGCTCCCCGACGGGACGGTCCCCGAGAGCGTCACGTGCCTCTCGGCGCAGGCGCGGGTGACCTCAGGTGACGCGTCGGGCAGAACCGTCGAGGTGTGGGCGCCGGCGAACGGGCCATCGCTGGGGCTGCGCGAGGGGTCGACGATCGTCCTCGAGCGATACACCGCGACAAGCGGCCAGCCCGAGACGTGGGCGTGGCACGACTTCGCCCGGAGCCTTCCCCTCGGCCTGCTGGCAGGCGCGTTCGCCGTGGTCGTCGTCGCCGTCGCGGGCGTGCGCGGAGCCCGTGCCCTGATCGGGCTCGCGCTGGCGTTCGTCGTGATCGCCACCTTCATGCTGCCGGCGATCCTGCGCGGGGAGAACGCCCTCGCGGTGGGGCTCGTGGGCAGCAGCGCCATCATGTTCGTCGTCCTGTACCTGGCGCACGGCTTCTCACGGCGTACCACCACGGCGCTGCTCGGCACCCTGGCCGGCCTGGGTCTGACCGCCGGGCTGGGTGCGCTCGCCGCGTCCGCGGCTCACCTGAGCGGCACCGCCACAGAGGACGGCTACCAGCTCGCGCAGCTCACCGAGGCCCCGAACCTTCGTGCGCTCTTCCTGTGCGGGATCATGCTCGCCGGGCTCGGGGTGCTCAACGACGTCACCATCACCCAGGCCTCGGTCGTGTGGGAGCTGCGCGCCTCGGCGCCGCTGGCGACGCGCCGGGAGCTGTTCGTCAGCGGGATGCGCATCGGCCGCGACCACATCGCCTCGACCGTCTACACGATCGCCTTCGCGTACAGCGGGGCCGCGCTGCCGGTCCTGTTGCTGCTGCAGTTCTATCAGCTCCCGCTGCTGCAGACCCTGACGAGCGGCGAGTTCGCCGAGGAGCTGGTCCGCACCCTGGTCGGGTCGATCGGGCTTGTGCTCGCGATCCCCCTGACCACGCTGATCGCCGCGGTGATCGTCAGCGCCGCCCCCGCAGCTGCCGGGGCGGGGGCGCGGCACTCCGCACGCCATCGCGAGGCCAAGGACGAGTACTCCGGCCACGCGCACTGA
- a CDS encoding YibE/F family protein: MLGTVPVTVGATQIMQAEVTALLPEGVGDGVGGVTARLEQTGKSVKVQVTPEYLASGLGSGDRIKVVYIPEAESMTIGTPYIFMDYVRSVPIAVLGVFFAALVVAVARWRGLAALVGLGVALTGIVTFTLPALLAGSNALAVGLVTASAVMFVVLYLAHGFSARTTTALLGTVVGLAATGALGYWASDAAHLTGLSDEVALQLPAYAPELSLRGVVLCGLILAGLGVLNDVTITQSSAVWELRAADPAASRPALFARAMRIGRDHIASTVYTIAFAYVGAALPLLLMVALLQNSFIDTLTSGEIAEEVVRTLVGSIGLVLAIPITTAVAVLVACADQVTPPRSPAAVAPVGVPVAPRV; the protein is encoded by the coding sequence GTGCTCGGCACCGTCCCGGTCACCGTGGGAGCAACCCAGATCATGCAGGCAGAGGTCACCGCGCTCCTGCCGGAAGGCGTCGGCGACGGGGTCGGCGGCGTCACCGCCCGGCTCGAACAGACAGGCAAGAGCGTCAAGGTTCAGGTCACACCGGAGTACCTGGCCTCGGGCCTTGGGTCGGGCGACCGCATCAAGGTGGTCTACATCCCCGAGGCCGAGAGCATGACGATCGGCACCCCCTACATCTTCATGGACTACGTGCGGTCGGTGCCGATCGCTGTTCTCGGAGTCTTCTTCGCGGCGTTGGTCGTGGCCGTGGCGCGTTGGCGCGGACTCGCGGCACTGGTCGGACTCGGCGTCGCACTGACGGGAATCGTCACCTTCACGCTCCCCGCCCTGCTGGCCGGCTCAAATGCGCTCGCCGTCGGTCTCGTGACCGCTTCGGCGGTGATGTTCGTCGTGCTCTACCTCGCGCACGGCTTCTCCGCGCGCACCACGACGGCGCTGCTCGGAACGGTCGTCGGCCTCGCGGCCACAGGAGCGCTCGGCTACTGGGCGTCCGACGCCGCCCACCTGACCGGATTGAGCGACGAGGTGGCGCTGCAGCTTCCTGCGTACGCTCCCGAGCTCAGCCTGCGTGGAGTAGTCCTGTGCGGGCTGATCCTGGCCGGCCTCGGGGTGCTCAACGACGTGACGATCACCCAGTCCTCCGCCGTCTGGGAACTGCGCGCGGCCGACCCGGCGGCGAGCCGACCCGCGCTGTTCGCCCGCGCGATGCGCATCGGCCGCGATCACATCGCCTCGACGGTCTACACGATCGCGTTCGCGTACGTCGGCGCGGCGCTCCCGTTGCTCCTCATGGTCGCGCTGCTGCAGAACTCCTTCATCGACACGCTCACCAGCGGGGAGATCGCCGAAGAGGTGGTCCGCACCCTCGTCGGGTCCATCGGGCTTGTGCTCGCGATCCCCATCACGACAGCGGTCGCAGTGCTCGTCGCCTGCGCAGACCAAGTCACTCCGCCACGCTCACCGGCAGCGGTCGCGCCGGTAGGTGTGCCCGTGGCGCCCCGCGTGTGA
- a CDS encoding metal ABC transporter substrate-binding protein, whose translation MALVTACVPAAQPDGNRLEVLAAFYPLQYVVEQVGGDRVDVTSLTPPGAEPHDVALSPAQVRRVGEVDLVAYLPGFQAATDEAVAARQPEHVVAAGTGSRDDTSELASDPHFWLDPTLLAEVGDDVAHALTELEPASAGAFAARAHDLETRLHALDEEFAVGLAHCAGATLVTSHEAFGYLARRYGLVQVGISGIDPAAEPSPARLREVGAVVEQNGVETLFFEVLVSPKVTTVLAGDLGVRTAVLDPIEGHTDDAVDYLGTMRANLESLRGGLTCTG comes from the coding sequence ATGGCGCTGGTCACTGCCTGCGTCCCGGCAGCACAACCTGACGGGAACCGCCTCGAGGTGCTCGCCGCGTTCTACCCGCTGCAGTACGTCGTCGAGCAGGTCGGCGGCGACCGGGTCGACGTGACGAGCCTGACCCCACCCGGGGCGGAGCCCCACGACGTTGCGCTCTCCCCCGCTCAGGTACGCCGCGTCGGGGAGGTTGACCTCGTGGCCTACCTTCCCGGATTCCAGGCCGCGACGGATGAGGCCGTCGCCGCGCGGCAACCGGAGCATGTGGTCGCAGCCGGTACCGGGAGCCGCGACGACACCTCGGAACTGGCCAGCGACCCACACTTCTGGCTCGACCCCACCCTTCTCGCCGAGGTCGGTGACGACGTCGCGCACGCGCTGACGGAACTCGAACCGGCCTCCGCCGGCGCTTTCGCGGCCCGGGCTCACGACCTCGAGACCCGGCTTCACGCACTCGACGAGGAGTTCGCGGTCGGCCTTGCGCACTGCGCCGGCGCGACCCTGGTCACGAGCCATGAGGCGTTCGGCTACCTCGCGCGAAGGTACGGCCTGGTACAGGTCGGGATCTCCGGCATTGACCCCGCTGCCGAGCCGTCCCCGGCGCGCCTGCGTGAGGTCGGAGCCGTCGTGGAGCAGAACGGCGTCGAGACCCTCTTTTTCGAGGTCCTCGTGAGCCCCAAGGTCACCACGGTGCTCGCGGGGGATCTCGGTGTTCGCACCGCCGTCCTCGACCCGATCGAAGGACATACCGACGACGCAGTGGACTACTTGGGGACGATGCGCGCGAATCTTGAGTCGTTGCGCGGCGGCTTGACCTGCACCGGGTAG
- the aztD gene encoding zinc metallochaperone AztD produces MKRPTLGQRYAVLGLALPLVLLGGCSSVNSDTSAATEPTPDRESGGEASEAAATTPRLLLTFDGGIEVLDATTLETISTLELDGFNRINSAGDGQHVLVSTAGAFQVLDAGTWAEPHGDHSHYYTADPALTNAAFGAEKPGHVVVHAGRTALFDDGTGNVVVYDSGTVADGDREVREYTTPSAHHGVAVELADGRLVVSEGTEEARTGIRVLDANNAEIARSDECPGVHGEAMAADETVVIGCEDGVLIYQEATITKVTSPDPYGRIGNQAGSEASPVNLGDYKTDPDAELERPTRVSLIDTRTAQLSLVDLPSSYSFRSLGRGAGGEALVLGTDGQLHVIDPEAKTLVRSIPVIEAWEEPLEWQAPRPALFVADGTAYITDPSAKTLYAVDIETGEIWNSVELAETPNEITGVSGAAAAVSDDEHGEGEHTD; encoded by the coding sequence ATGAAGCGTCCAACTCTTGGCCAGCGCTACGCCGTCCTTGGTCTTGCCTTGCCCCTGGTTCTTCTCGGCGGCTGCTCCTCCGTGAACTCGGACACCTCAGCGGCCACTGAGCCGACCCCCGACAGGGAGTCTGGAGGCGAGGCGTCCGAGGCGGCGGCGACGACGCCTCGACTGCTGCTGACGTTCGACGGCGGGATCGAGGTGCTCGATGCGACAACGCTCGAGACCATCTCCACGCTCGAGCTCGACGGGTTCAACCGGATCAACTCGGCAGGTGATGGCCAGCACGTGCTGGTCTCGACCGCGGGCGCGTTCCAGGTGCTCGACGCCGGCACGTGGGCCGAGCCGCATGGCGACCACAGCCACTACTACACGGCCGACCCGGCCCTGACGAACGCGGCGTTCGGCGCCGAGAAGCCCGGGCACGTCGTCGTCCACGCGGGTCGGACCGCGCTGTTCGATGACGGCACCGGCAACGTCGTCGTCTACGACTCCGGAACCGTCGCTGACGGCGACCGTGAGGTGCGCGAGTACACGACGCCGAGCGCGCACCACGGTGTCGCTGTCGAGCTGGCGGACGGCCGCCTCGTCGTCTCCGAAGGAACCGAGGAAGCCCGGACGGGAATCCGGGTGCTGGACGCGAACAACGCCGAGATCGCACGCTCGGACGAGTGCCCTGGCGTGCACGGCGAGGCAATGGCAGCTGATGAGACTGTCGTGATCGGCTGCGAGGACGGCGTGCTGATCTACCAGGAGGCGACGATCACCAAGGTGACCAGCCCTGACCCCTATGGTCGGATCGGCAACCAGGCCGGCAGCGAGGCCTCGCCGGTCAACCTCGGCGACTACAAGACGGATCCGGACGCCGAGCTCGAGCGCCCGACCCGCGTATCTCTCATCGACACCCGCACCGCCCAGCTCTCCCTCGTCGACCTTCCCTCGAGCTACAGCTTCCGCTCGCTCGGGCGAGGCGCGGGTGGCGAGGCGCTGGTGCTCGGCACCGATGGCCAGCTGCACGTGATCGATCCGGAGGCCAAGACGCTGGTCAGGTCCATTCCGGTGATTGAGGCGTGGGAAGAGCCCTTGGAATGGCAGGCGCCGAGGCCCGCGCTGTTCGTGGCCGACGGCACGGCGTACATCACCGATCCCTCGGCAAAGACGTTGTACGCGGTCGACATCGAGACCGGGGAGATCTGGAACAGCGTCGAACTGGCTGAGACACCGAACGAGATCACCGGAGTCTCGGGCGCAGCGGCAGCAGTGTCCGACGACGAGCACGGCGAAGGCGAGCACACCGACTGA
- a CDS encoding FMN-binding negative transcriptional regulator — translation MRHTPRFVVDDVLEVKRLIRENPWATFVSNTAKGLVASHYPAILEEGPGDEISIVSHFGRPDEQAHELGQHEVLVIIQGPHGYISPHWYPAGQLIPTWNHVTADLWGTPEILSDSENFRVLGELVDTFESRMPHPVSLRTDEEASRGAARGTVGLRLRVTRFDARLKLSQNKPPEVVDRIVDELTHGEHYANPALAREMRRVRGR, via the coding sequence ATGCGACACACCCCCCGCTTCGTCGTCGACGACGTCCTCGAGGTCAAGCGCCTGATACGCGAGAACCCCTGGGCGACCTTCGTCTCGAACACCGCGAAAGGGTTGGTCGCCTCGCACTATCCGGCGATCCTCGAGGAGGGCCCGGGCGACGAGATCAGCATCGTGAGCCATTTCGGGCGCCCCGACGAGCAGGCGCACGAGCTGGGCCAGCACGAGGTGCTCGTCATCATCCAAGGCCCGCACGGATACATCTCGCCCCACTGGTACCCGGCGGGGCAGCTGATCCCCACCTGGAACCACGTCACGGCCGACCTGTGGGGAACTCCCGAGATCCTCTCGGACAGCGAGAACTTCCGGGTCCTCGGGGAGCTGGTCGACACCTTCGAGTCCCGCATGCCGCATCCCGTGAGCTTGCGGACCGATGAGGAGGCCTCCCGCGGCGCCGCCCGGGGCACGGTCGGCCTGCGCCTGCGGGTCACCCGTTTCGACGCCCGCCTCAAGCTCAGCCAGAACAAGCCGCCCGAGGTCGTCGATCGCATCGTCGACGAGCTGACTCACGGCGAGCACTACGCGAACCCGGCGCTGGCTCGCGAGATGCGGCGCGTCCGCGGGCGATAG